A single Arachidicoccus sp. BS20 DNA region contains:
- a CDS encoding glycoside hydrolase family 16 protein — MYAILDAWTYLYIKSNIRVLIDKKVEAGFLWQSYLRAMLNRYIFTVFALLFAGVLYSFSHNGKDGYKLVWADEFNKEGAPDSSVWSYEKGFVRNHEDQWYRSENAYCKDGKLVIEAKRVHIPNPNYKEGSSNWKSNRQWINYTSASLNTRVHKSWQYGRFVMRARFDTSGGLWPAFWTLGVSKPWPSNGEIDIMEYYREHLLANIACGTNKPSVAKWYSNRRLISSFNTKDWSNKFHVWRMDWDKKEIRLYVDDILMNKVPLDSLYNPDGSNPFMQPHYILLNLAIGGDNGGSPDETIFPKRYEIDYVRVYQKE, encoded by the coding sequence ATGTATGCCATATTGGATGCATGGACTTATTTGTATATAAAGAGCAATATTCGTGTTTTAATTGATAAAAAAGTGGAAGCCGGATTCCTATGGCAATCCTATCTTAGAGCTATGTTAAACAGATATATTTTTACAGTTTTTGCCTTGCTGTTTGCAGGCGTTCTTTATTCTTTCAGCCATAACGGGAAGGATGGTTATAAACTCGTTTGGGCTGATGAATTTAATAAAGAGGGCGCGCCCGATTCTTCGGTATGGAGTTATGAAAAAGGCTTTGTGCGCAATCATGAAGATCAATGGTACCGGTCCGAAAATGCGTATTGTAAAGATGGAAAACTGGTAATTGAGGCAAAGCGGGTACATATCCCGAATCCGAATTACAAAGAGGGAAGCAGCAATTGGAAAAGTAACAGGCAATGGATAAACTATACATCTGCAAGTCTTAACACGCGTGTGCATAAAAGCTGGCAGTACGGCAGGTTTGTAATGCGTGCAAGATTTGACACATCGGGTGGCTTATGGCCTGCATTCTGGACGCTTGGCGTTAGCAAGCCTTGGCCTTCAAATGGCGAAATTGACATTATGGAATACTATCGTGAACATCTTTTGGCGAACATCGCATGCGGAACAAACAAGCCGTCGGTTGCCAAATGGTACAGCAACAGAAGGCTCATCAGTTCTTTCAACACAAAAGATTGGAGCAATAAATTTCATGTATGGCGGATGGATTGGGATAAGAAAGAAATAAGATTGTATGTGGATGATATTTTAATGAACAAAGTACCGTTGGACAGTTTATACAATCCCGATGGAAGCAATCCGTTTATGCAGCCGCATTATATTTTGCTCAATCTTGCAATCGGCGGGGACAATGGCGGAAGCCCCGACGAAACTATATTTCCGAAGCGGTACGAAATAGATTATGTCAGAGTTTATCAGAAAGAATAA
- a CDS encoding DUF2264 domain-containing protein, protein MRKIFLLNALLLLCVCSLSAQQTTNERSEWLQMLDKIARPVFYNLANDELKEKMPVEISPVSDNPKGRIADQYLEALGRTLSGIAPWLQSDGGSAEETKLRAQYRTWAIKAIANATDSTKKDYMVWDKGGQPVVDASYLALGLIRCPWLWEHLDDAVKNNVVHCLTLTRKIIPVYSNWILFSGMIEAFFCKYGYDYEPLRIEYGVREFMQHWYVGDGMFSDGMNFHLDYYNSYVIQPFLKEIIDIVNAKTGRYKWEQQRLAAINNRYSQIQERSINSDGSFPAFGRSIVYRCGAFHHLANMALHEQLPKNLSAGQVREALNAVMKKTLTAQGTFDKNGWLVIGLDGNQPGQADVYNTQGSLYLCTEIFLPLGLSPGAPFWSEPAKDWSEKAIWNEEDYSGDHALDLR, encoded by the coding sequence ATGCGAAAAATATTTTTACTGAATGCGCTTTTGCTGTTGTGTGTCTGCAGTCTTTCGGCGCAGCAAACAACAAACGAACGTAGCGAATGGTTGCAAATGCTCGATAAAATCGCGCGTCCTGTTTTTTATAATTTGGCAAACGATGAGCTGAAAGAAAAAATGCCTGTGGAAATTTCGCCCGTCAGCGACAACCCTAAAGGAAGAATTGCCGACCAGTATCTCGAAGCATTGGGAAGAACATTGAGCGGCATTGCGCCTTGGCTGCAATCAGATGGCGGATCTGCAGAAGAAACAAAGCTGAGAGCACAATATAGAACTTGGGCAATCAAAGCGATTGCCAATGCAACAGATTCTACCAAAAAAGATTACATGGTTTGGGACAAAGGCGGGCAGCCTGTAGTGGACGCTTCTTATCTCGCGTTGGGATTAATTCGTTGTCCCTGGTTATGGGAGCATTTGGACGATGCCGTAAAGAATAATGTGGTTCATTGTTTAACGCTTACAAGAAAAATCATTCCTGTTTACAGCAATTGGATTTTGTTCAGCGGCATGATAGAGGCATTTTTTTGTAAGTATGGTTACGACTATGAACCATTGAGAATTGAGTACGGCGTGCGGGAATTTATGCAGCATTGGTACGTAGGCGACGGCATGTTTTCCGACGGAATGAATTTTCATCTTGATTATTACAACAGTTACGTGATTCAACCTTTCTTAAAAGAAATTATTGATATTGTTAATGCAAAAACGGGCAGGTACAAATGGGAACAACAACGCCTCGCCGCCATCAACAATCGTTATTCGCAGATACAGGAACGTTCCATAAATTCAGACGGAAGTTTTCCTGCATTCGGCAGGTCAATTGTTTATCGCTGCGGCGCGTTTCATCATTTGGCGAATATGGCATTGCATGAACAATTGCCGAAAAATTTGAGCGCCGGACAAGTGCGCGAAGCCTTGAATGCCGTAATGAAAAAAACATTGACGGCGCAAGGAACATTTGACAAAAACGGATGGCTCGTCATTGGTCTTGACGGAAATCAACCCGGACAGGCAGATGTGTATAATACACAAGGCAGCTTGTATTTGTGCACGGAAATTTTTCTACCGTTGGGCTTGTCGCCGGGCGCACCTTTTTGGTCGGAGCCTGCAAAAGATTGGTCTGAAAAAGCAATATGGAACGAAGAAGATTATTCCGGCGACCATGCATTGGATTTAAGATAA
- a CDS encoding glycoside hydrolase family 43 protein: MNIKMKCLFFCLLFLFAMTCFYGHAQTAKYNQFHVGEIWLDINGDTINAHGGNIVYYNKTYYWFGEKRNAHQSLGVNVYSSKDLYNWKPEGLALAHSDDTTSDIAWGGIMERPKVIFNRKTKKFVMWFHVEVRGKGYGAAKVGVAVSDRITGPYKFVRSFRPNGNMSRDMTVYVDDDGSAYEIYSSRENYDMRIVKLTDDYLNVTAKDSLLFSAHREAPAIFKYNKKYYLITSACTGWASNKAIMRVADNLYGEWKIVGNPMRGKDSNITFGGQSAFIFPLPKKKNSFIYVGDKWNPRNLEDSRYHFLPIEFSGDDVHIDWYDTWNLDVFNKK, encoded by the coding sequence ATGAATATAAAAATGAAATGTCTGTTCTTCTGTTTGCTGTTTTTATTCGCAATGACTTGTTTTTATGGTCATGCGCAAACAGCAAAGTATAACCAATTTCATGTAGGCGAAATTTGGCTTGATATCAATGGCGACACCATCAATGCACACGGAGGAAACATTGTGTATTACAACAAAACGTATTATTGGTTCGGAGAGAAAAGAAATGCACACCAGTCATTAGGTGTAAATGTATATTCATCCAAGGATTTATACAATTGGAAACCGGAAGGGCTTGCGTTGGCACATTCCGATGATACTACAAGCGATATCGCCTGGGGTGGCATTATGGAACGGCCGAAAGTGATTTTTAACCGAAAGACTAAAAAGTTCGTTATGTGGTTTCATGTAGAAGTAAGAGGCAAAGGTTATGGCGCGGCAAAAGTGGGTGTTGCCGTCAGCGACCGCATCACGGGACCTTATAAATTTGTCCGCAGTTTTCGTCCCAACGGCAATATGTCGCGCGATATGACGGTTTATGTGGATGATGACGGAAGTGCTTATGAGATTTATTCTTCCAGAGAAAATTATGATATGCGTATTGTAAAGCTGACTGATGATTATTTAAATGTAACTGCAAAAGACTCATTGCTTTTTTCTGCACATCGCGAAGCACCTGCCATTTTCAAATACAACAAAAAATATTATCTTATTACAAGTGCCTGCACGGGTTGGGCATCCAACAAAGCGATTATGCGCGTTGCCGATAATTTGTATGGCGAATGGAAAATCGTTGGCAATCCTATGCGCGGTAAAGACAGCAACATCACATTTGGCGGGCAGTCCGCATTTATTTTTCCGTTGCCGAAAAAGAAAAACAGTTTCATTTACGTAGGCGATAAATGGAATCCGAGAAATCTTGAAGACAGCCGCTATCATTTTCTTCCGATAGAATTTTCAGGCGATGATGTTCACATCGATTGGTATGATACGTGGAATCTTGATGTCTTTAATAAAAAATAA
- a CDS encoding alpha-N-arabinofuranosidase, with amino-acid sequence MKKILLAFTFICTSVFVYSQETATVSANIADAKTIINRNIYGMFSEHLGRGIYDGFWTDSSVTVKKQDRIRLDVVDALREIHIPNLRWPGGCFADEYHWMDGIGAPAKRPKMVNTNWGGVTEDNSFGTHEFMELCKLLHTQPYISGNMGSGTVQEMSQWVEYLNFDGISPMTELRKKNGQSKPWDVSFFGIGNESWGCGGNMKPEYYADLYRRYATFTKSYKNAPLKRIASGAGDENYHWTDVLMREIPHNMMWGLSLHYYTIPTGNWGHKGSATAFDEKEYFNTMKNCLKMEELVTKHSAIMDKYDPQKKVALVVDEWGVWTDAEPGTNPAFLEQQNSLRDALIAATTLNIFNNHADRVRMANLAQTVNVLQSLILTKGNAMLLTPTYYVFDMYKVHQNAKLIPLQLSTPGYKMNDDSIPAVNASASLDSTGTIHITLVNLDAEHDITVSANVDGKNYNSIKGQILDADKVTDINTFNDKNKVVTKVFVGAKKQGNQLEVTLPKHSVVLLSLR; translated from the coding sequence ATGAAAAAAATCCTCTTAGCATTCACTTTTATTTGCACGTCTGTGTTTGTTTATTCACAGGAAACGGCAACGGTTTCCGCAAACATTGCTGATGCCAAAACCATCATCAATCGTAACATTTACGGAATGTTTTCCGAACATCTCGGGCGCGGTATCTATGACGGTTTTTGGACGGACAGTTCTGTGACCGTAAAGAAACAAGACCGTATTCGTTTGGACGTTGTGGATGCGCTTCGCGAAATTCATATTCCCAATTTGCGTTGGCCCGGCGGCTGCTTTGCGGATGAATATCATTGGATGGATGGTATTGGTGCGCCGGCGAAGAGACCGAAAATGGTCAATACCAATTGGGGCGGCGTTACGGAAGATAACAGCTTCGGCACGCACGAGTTCATGGAGCTGTGCAAGCTCTTGCACACGCAGCCTTATATTTCGGGAAACATGGGAAGCGGCACGGTACAGGAAATGTCGCAGTGGGTGGAATACCTGAACTTCGACGGCATCAGTCCTATGACGGAATTAAGAAAAAAGAATGGGCAAAGTAAACCCTGGGATGTGTCTTTTTTCGGCATAGGTAATGAAAGCTGGGGCTGCGGCGGCAACATGAAACCCGAATATTATGCCGATTTGTACCGCCGCTATGCCACATTTACCAAGAGTTATAAAAATGCGCCTTTAAAAAGAATTGCCAGCGGTGCCGGCGATGAAAATTATCATTGGACGGATGTTCTGATGAGAGAAATTCCGCACAATATGATGTGGGGATTAAGCCTTCATTATTACACCATTCCTACGGGAAACTGGGGACACAAAGGCTCTGCAACAGCGTTTGATGAAAAAGAATATTTCAACACCATGAAGAATTGCTTGAAGATGGAAGAGTTGGTTACCAAACATTCTGCCATCATGGACAAGTACGACCCGCAGAAAAAAGTGGCTTTAGTGGTTGATGAATGGGGCGTGTGGACAGACGCGGAACCCGGAACAAATCCGGCTTTTCTGGAGCAGCAAAACAGCCTGCGCGATGCGCTGATTGCCGCAACAACTTTAAATATTTTCAATAATCATGCGGATAGGGTAAGAATGGCAAACCTCGCGCAAACCGTGAATGTGCTGCAATCGTTGATTCTTACAAAAGGAAATGCGATGTTGCTTACGCCCACTTATTACGTGTTTGATATGTATAAAGTACATCAAAACGCAAAGCTCATTCCGCTGCAGCTTTCAACACCCGGATATAAAATGAATGACGACAGCATTCCGGCAGTAAATGCTTCGGCATCGCTGGATTCAACAGGAACCATCCATATTACATTGGTAAACTTAGATGCGGAGCATGACATAACCGTAAGCGCAAATGTTGATGGAAAAAATTATAATTCTATTAAAGGACAAATACTCGATGCCGATAAAGTAACCGACATCAATACATTTAACGATAAAAATAAAGTTGTAACGAAAGTCTTTGTTGGTGCGAAAAAACAAGGCAATCAACTGGAAGTTACTTTGCCTAAACACAGTGTTGTGTTGTTGAGTTTGAGATAA
- a CDS encoding glycoside hydrolase family 2 protein, with product MNKKSVILIFLLLSNAISFAQSPLLTDVPNRVTTSLNGKWQYIVDPYETGFYDYRYKELNEKNPAAYWNLDEPKNKTDLKEFGYNDKYSLKVPGDWNHQDKQFIYYEGTVWYKKSFDYKKKERNDKVFLYFGAVNYRADVYLNGKKLGMHEGGFTPFDFEIPDSVLKEKNNYLIVRVNNTRHKDDVPTLNTDWWNYGGITRSVLLIEEPQTFVQDFFIHLKKEKPGSVPSDKNAKVEGWIELNQKPGMTENTEVSIPELVFKKTFTITTQKTNISFTLPKIQLWSPEHPKLYEVIITTKTDTLKDKIGFRTVEAYNRQVLLNGKPIFMRGIAIHEEIPQDVRRAWSRQDVLQLLNQAKELNCNMVRLAHYPHDESMTRLADSLGILVWSEIPVYWTIDFKNKEVYNKAEAQLKEMITRDHNRASIIIWSVGNETPVSEVRTGFMHSLINCAHGLDSTRMVSAALEVNYNSGKNINEIDDPLGAYVDLVSFNEYLGWYGGMPDKCRTTNWATPYNKPLFISETGAGAKYGFHADSLTRFSEEYQTWYYREQIKMLCRMPDNWVGMSPWIMADFRSPKRNNPLYQDGWNRKGLYDDKGNKKEAFYILQKFYKDIQLHGRPGVQ from the coding sequence ATGAATAAAAAATCAGTCATACTAATTTTCCTGTTGTTAAGTAATGCGATTTCTTTTGCGCAATCGCCGTTGCTCACTGATGTTCCAAACCGTGTAACCACGAGCCTTAACGGCAAATGGCAATATATTGTTGATCCTTATGAAACGGGCTTTTACGATTATCGTTATAAAGAGTTGAATGAAAAAAATCCTGCGGCATATTGGAATTTAGATGAACCTAAAAATAAAACAGACTTAAAAGAGTTTGGTTATAACGATAAATATAGTTTGAAAGTTCCCGGCGATTGGAATCATCAGGACAAGCAATTCATTTATTACGAAGGAACGGTTTGGTACAAGAAATCTTTTGATTATAAAAAGAAAGAAAGGAATGATAAAGTGTTTTTGTATTTCGGTGCGGTCAATTACCGTGCGGATGTGTATCTCAACGGAAAAAAATTAGGAATGCACGAAGGCGGTTTCACGCCGTTTGATTTTGAAATTCCCGATAGCGTTTTGAAAGAAAAAAACAATTACCTCATCGTTCGTGTAAACAATACGCGCCACAAAGACGATGTGCCTACGTTGAATACCGATTGGTGGAATTACGGCGGTATCACGCGCAGCGTTTTATTAATTGAAGAGCCGCAAACTTTTGTGCAGGACTTTTTTATTCATTTGAAAAAAGAAAAACCGGGTAGCGTTCCGTCCGATAAAAATGCAAAAGTTGAAGGATGGATTGAATTGAATCAAAAGCCTGGAATGACCGAAAACACTGAGGTTTCCATTCCCGAACTGGTTTTTAAAAAAACATTTACTATAACTACACAAAAAACAAATATCAGTTTTACGCTTCCGAAAATTCAACTCTGGTCGCCCGAACATCCGAAATTATACGAGGTAATTATCACAACAAAAACGGATACGCTGAAAGATAAAATAGGTTTCCGGACGGTTGAAGCATACAACCGGCAAGTGTTGCTGAACGGCAAACCCATTTTTATGCGCGGCATTGCTATTCACGAAGAAATTCCACAAGACGTTCGTCGCGCATGGAGCAGGCAAGATGTGTTGCAATTACTCAATCAGGCAAAAGAACTGAACTGCAATATGGTTCGCCTCGCGCATTACCCGCACGATGAAAGCATGACAAGGCTTGCAGATTCTTTGGGCATACTGGTGTGGTCGGAAATTCCTGTATACTGGACAATCGATTTTAAAAACAAAGAAGTTTACAACAAAGCCGAAGCGCAATTAAAAGAAATGATTACGCGCGACCATAACCGCGCCAGCATCATTATTTGGTCGGTAGGCAATGAAACGCCTGTGAGTGAAGTGCGCACCGGTTTTATGCACTCATTAATTAATTGTGCGCATGGTTTGGACAGTACACGCATGGTTTCCGCTGCGCTGGAAGTAAACTATAATTCGGGAAAAAATATCAATGAAATTGACGACCCGCTCGGCGCTTATGTGGATTTGGTTTCCTTCAACGAATATCTCGGCTGGTACGGCGGAATGCCTGATAAATGCAGAACAACAAATTGGGCAACGCCTTACAATAAACCTTTGTTCATCAGCGAAACAGGTGCAGGTGCGAAGTATGGTTTTCATGCTGATTCGCTTACACGGTTCAGCGAAGAATACCAGACTTGGTATTACCGGGAACAAATAAAAATGTTGTGCAGAATGCCGGATAATTGGGTAGGAATGTCGCCCTGGATAATGGCGGATTTTCGTTCGCCCAAGCGCAACAATCCTTTGTACCAGGATGGCTGGAACCGCAAAGGTTTGTATGATGATAAGGGCAATAAGAAAGAAGCGTTTTACATTCTTCAAAAATTTTATAAAGACATTCAATTACACGGCAGACCAGGCGTTCAGTAG
- a CDS encoding glycoside hydrolase family 35 protein, producing the protein MQHTFALGDSVFLLDGKPFQIISGEMHYPRIPREAWRTRMKAAKAMGLNTISTYVFWNVNEPEKGKFDFTGNNDVAAFVKAAQDEDLWVILRPSPYVCAEWEYGGYPYWLQNEKGLVVRSKEKQYLEEYKKYIDEVGKQLAPLQINHGGNILMVQIENEYGSYGSDKDYLALNEKMFRDAGFDGLLYTCDPPADLKKGYLPGLLPAVNGLDNPQAVKDTVRKYHNGKGPFMIAEWYPAWFDWWGAPHHTVPAEGYAMKLDAVLKAGLSINMYMFHGGTTRGFMNGANYKDNTPYEPQISSYDYDAPLDEAGNPTKKFFAFRSVIEKHLPKDEKLPPVPATKPTMEINNIHFDSVVSIRNILPKPTKSVHPLTFEALHQAYGFVLYRTIVDGGKSGLLKIKDLRDYAVIMINGERKGLLDRRLKQDSLEISLPAGKDTLDILVENLGRINFGKYLLQNFKGITKTVLFNGKELDNWEQYCLPFDDIHSIHFNKNFVQGNIPVLRKGSFVLDSVADTYLDMSKWGKGVVWVNGHNLGRYWYVGPQQTIYLPAEWLKNGKNEIEVLELLKPEQDKLEGIKMPVLDKLQ; encoded by the coding sequence GTGCAACATACTTTTGCTCTTGGCGATTCTGTTTTCTTGTTAGATGGCAAGCCTTTTCAAATTATTTCCGGCGAAATGCACTACCCGCGCATTCCGCGCGAAGCATGGCGCACGCGCATGAAAGCCGCAAAGGCAATGGGTTTGAACACCATCAGCACGTATGTGTTCTGGAACGTGAATGAACCCGAAAAAGGTAAGTTCGATTTTACCGGAAATAATGATGTGGCGGCTTTCGTGAAAGCCGCGCAGGACGAGGATTTGTGGGTTATTCTTCGTCCAAGTCCGTATGTGTGCGCCGAGTGGGAATACGGCGGTTATCCTTACTGGCTGCAAAATGAAAAAGGGCTTGTTGTGCGCAGCAAGGAAAAGCAATATCTCGAAGAATATAAAAAATATATTGACGAAGTTGGCAAGCAATTAGCGCCTTTGCAAATCAATCACGGCGGCAATATTCTGATGGTGCAGATTGAGAATGAATACGGCTCCTACGGCAGCGATAAAGATTATTTGGCTTTGAATGAAAAAATGTTCCGCGACGCCGGCTTCGACGGATTGCTTTATACCTGTGACCCTCCTGCGGATTTGAAAAAAGGATATTTGCCCGGCTTATTGCCTGCAGTCAATGGTTTGGACAACCCGCAAGCGGTAAAAGATACGGTAAGAAAATACCACAACGGCAAAGGTCCGTTTATGATTGCGGAATGGTATCCTGCATGGTTCGACTGGTGGGGCGCGCCGCATCATACCGTGCCTGCAGAAGGTTATGCTATGAAACTGGATGCAGTATTGAAAGCAGGACTGTCTATCAATATGTATATGTTTCACGGCGGCACTACGCGAGGATTTATGAACGGTGCAAATTATAAAGACAACACGCCTTATGAACCGCAGATAAGCAGCTATGATTATGATGCACCATTGGACGAAGCTGGTAATCCTACAAAGAAATTTTTTGCTTTCCGTTCAGTAATAGAAAAGCATTTACCGAAAGACGAAAAGTTGCCGCCTGTGCCTGCGACCAAGCCTACGATGGAAATCAATAATATTCATTTCGATAGCGTTGTTTCTATCCGCAACATTCTTCCGAAACCAACGAAAAGCGTACATCCTTTGACGTTTGAAGCTCTGCACCAGGCTTATGGTTTTGTACTTTATAGAACAATTGTTGATGGTGGAAAAAGTGGTTTACTAAAGATAAAAGACCTGCGCGACTACGCAGTCATTATGATTAACGGAGAGCGGAAAGGCTTGCTGGACAGGCGTTTGAAACAAGACAGCCTGGAAATATCATTGCCCGCAGGAAAAGATACATTGGATATTTTAGTGGAAAATCTGGGACGAATAAATTTTGGTAAGTACTTGTTACAGAATTTCAAAGGCATTACAAAAACCGTTTTGTTTAATGGAAAAGAATTGGATAATTGGGAACAATATTGTCTTCCGTTCGATGATATTCATTCCATTCATTTCAACAAGAATTTTGTACAAGGTAATATTCCTGTTTTGCGCAAAGGTTCATTTGTTTTAGACAGCGTTGCCGATACTTATCTCGATATGAGCAAATGGGGAAAAGGTGTTGTGTGGGTAAACGGTCATAATCTTGGAAGATATTGGTATGTGGGTCCGCAGCAAACGATTTACCTGCCTGCGGAATGGTTGAAAAACGGAAAGAATGAAATTGAAGTATTAGAACTATTGAAGCCGGAACAAGATAAATTAGAAGGTATAAAAATGCCGGTATTAGACAAATTGCAATAA
- a CDS encoding IS5 family transposase, with product MTNYSSNVSDSGWQIISKYLNTARCRKYDLREVWNALMYVVKTGCQWRMLPHDFPRWEIVYYYYRKWINEELNDLILEKLRSIIRVRKGQKARATLAIMDSQSVRWGNNRSFKSYDGNKKVKGIKRHVVVDKNGFLLAVMVTVAHIHDSKAVIWLMRVLKEYFHGIKVILADGGYRGDIVDDVKNKFGYLLKIVMGKQPPDKSFKPVLKDGL from the coding sequence ATGACAAATTACTCGAGCAATGTAAGCGATAGCGGATGGCAAATTATATCAAAATATCTGAATACGGCAAGATGCCGTAAATATGATTTAAGAGAAGTATGGAATGCCTTGATGTATGTGGTAAAAACAGGTTGTCAATGGCGGATGCTTCCGCACGATTTTCCACGTTGGGAAATAGTGTATTATTACTATCGTAAGTGGATTAATGAAGAGTTGAATGATTTGATATTGGAAAAATTGCGCAGCATAATCAGGGTCAGAAAAGGTCAGAAAGCTCGAGCGACATTAGCCATTATGGACAGTCAGAGTGTGCGTTGGGGCAATAATCGTTCTTTTAAAAGTTATGACGGCAATAAGAAAGTGAAAGGCATCAAACGGCACGTGGTTGTGGATAAGAATGGCTTTTTGCTGGCAGTTATGGTAACGGTGGCACACATTCATGACAGCAAAGCTGTAATTTGGTTAATGCGTGTATTAAAAGAATATTTTCACGGTATTAAAGTCATCCTTGCCGACGGAGGGTATCGCGGAGATATTGTGGATGACGTTAAAAATAAATTCGGGTATTTGTTGAAAATTGTCATGGGCAAGCAACCGCCGGACAAATCTTTCAAACCCGTTCTAAAAGATGGATTATAG
- a CDS encoding transposase, with protein sequence MFQTRSKRWIIERTFSWFDNDRRLCRNYELLMESSEEIVKLSAIKLLANKI encoded by the coding sequence ATCTTTCAAACCCGTTCTAAAAGATGGATTATAGAAAGAACATTCTCTTGGTTTGATAATGACAGAAGATTATGTCGCAATTACGAACTACTAATGGAATCTTCCGAAGAAATCGTCAAACTATCCGCCATAAAACTTTTGGCAAATAAAATTTAA
- a CDS encoding Lrp/AsnC ligand binding domain-containing protein, which yields MSDKLNLDKLDYQIIDEMINSAEISYADLGKKLFVSGGTIHVRIKKMQEMGIVTGSRLTINIKTLGYDVISFVGIYLQKSSMYEDVAKELEKIPQIVRLNYTTGTYSMFAEIVCRDIQQLKQVLHDKLQYIKGIERTETLISLEESFSRNVQVLEDEE from the coding sequence ATGAGTGATAAATTAAATTTGGATAAACTGGATTATCAAATCATTGATGAAATGATAAACAGCGCCGAGATTTCTTATGCCGATCTAGGTAAGAAGTTGTTTGTTTCCGGCGGAACTATTCATGTGCGCATAAAAAAAATGCAGGAAATGGGCATCGTTACAGGCTCGCGACTTACGATTAACATTAAAACACTGGGTTATGATGTGATTTCTTTTGTAGGAATTTATTTACAAAAGAGTTCGATGTACGAAGATGTGGCAAAGGAGCTGGAAAAAATTCCGCAGATTGTGCGCCTTAATTACACAACAGGTACATACAGTATGTTTGCCGAAATCGTTTGTCGTGATATCCAGCAATTAAAACAAGTACTGCACGATAAGTTGCAATACATCAAAGGCATCGAACGCACTGAAACGTTGATTTCTCTTGAAGAAAGTTTCAGTCGAAATGTGCAGGTGTTGGAAGATGAGGAGTAA
- the folB gene encoding dihydroneopterin aldolase encodes MLKIELHNLWFHANHGLYEEEKVLGGDFMLDVEILYKPKATPHHISETVDYSAVYSLIKSHMAKPEPLLETLAMNITNDILHKFQLAEEVSLSIKKINPPMIGFTGNVSVTYTAKREQ; translated from the coding sequence ATGCTCAAAATAGAACTCCACAATTTATGGTTTCATGCCAATCACGGATTGTATGAAGAAGAAAAAGTTTTGGGCGGCGATTTTATGCTCGACGTCGAGATCTTATACAAACCCAAAGCCACGCCGCATCATATTTCCGAAACGGTTGATTATTCGGCAGTTTATAGTTTAATCAAATCGCATATGGCAAAACCCGAACCACTTTTGGAAACTTTAGCAATGAATATTACGAACGATATTTTGCATAAATTTCAACTCGCCGAAGAAGTTAGTTTAAGCATAAAAAAAATAAACCCGCCAATGATAGGCTTTACCGGAAACGTAAGTGTAACTTATACCGCAAAAAGAGAACAATAA